A genome region from Pseudodesulfovibrio alkaliphilus includes the following:
- the mnmE gene encoding tRNA uridine-5-carboxymethylaminomethyl(34) synthesis GTPase MnmE, with protein MPDPRRAHDTIAAIATPPGDGGVGIIRLSGVSSRSIAARMFRPARPSFTDFTPYTLHYGRIVASDGAVLDDVLVAFMPGPGSYTGEDVVEINCHGGRAVLAAVLEETLRQGARLAERGEFTYRAFMHGRLDLTQAEAVAEMIHAPSRSALHLAQAKLSGLLGRRITELRSGLESLRARLAVAVDFPEDEVECLAPGELAGDAARIRAEIDALLGAVDRSRTWREGALVVLAGRVNAGKSSLMNALLGHDRAIVTDQPGTTRDYLEESLNLDGLLVRLVDTAGMRPCLADDSGHEPIDAVETAGMHMGQKLMDRADLVLLLADGTAPLDAATLETAAKLSPGRALAVLTKQDLPGFDPSIRAAPGLETVTVSSTTGHGLDALCVRIRARILENAGQPDPDELAPNARQAAALGQAAEELRLLEADAVAGVPYDLLSVRLETACATLSSITGEITSQEVLDAIFDAFCIGK; from the coding sequence ATGCCTGACCCGCGACGCGCACACGACACCATCGCCGCCATCGCCACCCCGCCCGGCGACGGCGGCGTGGGCATCATCCGCCTAAGCGGCGTCTCCAGCCGGAGCATCGCCGCCCGGATGTTCCGCCCTGCCCGGCCCTCCTTCACGGACTTCACGCCCTACACCCTGCACTACGGCCGGATCGTCGCCTCCGACGGAGCGGTTCTCGACGATGTCCTGGTGGCCTTCATGCCCGGTCCCGGCTCCTACACTGGTGAAGATGTTGTGGAAATCAACTGCCACGGCGGTCGCGCCGTGCTGGCTGCCGTGCTGGAAGAGACCTTGCGCCAGGGTGCGCGTCTGGCCGAACGCGGGGAGTTCACCTATCGCGCCTTCATGCACGGCCGCCTGGACCTGACCCAGGCCGAGGCCGTGGCCGAGATGATCCACGCACCAAGCCGGAGCGCTTTGCATCTGGCACAGGCCAAACTCTCGGGCCTGCTCGGCAGGCGCATCACCGAACTGCGGTCCGGCCTGGAATCCCTGCGGGCCAGGCTCGCTGTGGCCGTGGATTTTCCTGAAGATGAAGTGGAGTGCCTCGCCCCCGGGGAATTGGCCGGAGACGCGGCCCGCATCCGCGCTGAAATCGACGCCCTGCTAGGGGCGGTGGACCGCTCCAGGACATGGCGGGAAGGCGCACTGGTGGTCCTGGCCGGACGGGTCAACGCAGGCAAATCGAGCCTGATGAACGCCCTGCTCGGCCATGACAGGGCCATTGTCACCGACCAGCCCGGCACCACCCGCGACTACCTGGAGGAATCCCTGAATCTAGACGGCCTCCTGGTCCGCCTGGTTGACACGGCGGGTATGCGGCCATGCCTTGCCGACGATTCAGGGCACGAACCCATAGACGCCGTGGAGACGGCCGGGATGCACATGGGCCAAAAGCTCATGGACAGAGCCGATCTCGTCCTGCTCCTGGCGGACGGGACCGCGCCCCTGGATGCAGCCACGCTGGAAACCGCCGCAAAGCTTTCGCCCGGTCGCGCCCTGGCCGTGCTCACCAAGCAGGATCTGCCGGGCTTTGATCCGTCCATCCGCGCCGCGCCGGGCCTGGAAACAGTCACCGTGTCTTCGACCACGGGGCACGGCCTGGATGCCCTCTGTGTCCGAATCCGCGCTCGGATTCTCGAGAACGCGGGCCAACCCGACCCGGACGAATTGGCCCCCAACGCCCGGCAGGCAGCGGCCCTGGGTCAGGCTGCGGAAGAGTTGCGTCTCCTGGAGGCCGATGCCGTGGCCGGGGTGCCTTACGACCTGCTCAGCGTACGACTGGAAACAGCCTGCGCCACCCTTTCGTCCATCACCGGAGAGATCACCTCCCAGGAGGTGTTGGACGCCATCTTCGACGCCTTCTGCATAGGGAAATAG
- a CDS encoding pyridoxamine 5'-phosphate oxidase family protein: protein MRKDVTVDPPVVADILARAEVLWLAFTDEHGPCCVPVNFAAMEGGLCIHSGRRGRKAAALDSGALLAFSAAVDLEPKTGDAACKYGYRFRSVMGTGRPRRVEGEEIHTVLDAITLKYAGKPLPYEDRPLAATVAYVIDIAAITARIKE from the coding sequence ATGCGCAAAGACGTGACCGTTGATCCCCCAGTCGTCGCCGACATCCTGGCCAGGGCCGAGGTGCTTTGGCTGGCTTTCACCGACGAGCATGGGCCCTGCTGCGTACCCGTCAACTTCGCGGCCATGGAAGGCGGGCTCTGCATCCATTCGGGCCGACGCGGCCGCAAGGCGGCGGCTCTGGACTCGGGAGCGCTCCTGGCCTTTTCGGCGGCTGTGGACCTCGAACCAAAGACCGGGGACGCAGCCTGCAAATACGGCTACCGCTTCCGCTCGGTCATGGGCACGGGCAGACCCCGCCGCGTCGAGGGCGAAGAAATACACACCGTCCTTGACGCCATCACCCTGAAATACGCGGGGAAACCGCTGCCCTACGAAGACAGGCCCCTGGCAGCCACTGTCGCCTATGTCATCGACATCGCCGCCATCACCGCACGCATCAAGGAGTAA
- a CDS encoding GDSL-type esterase/lipase family protein, giving the protein MVICYFGDSLTLGVGDEAGMGWPGRLGVALRREGVEATAYNLGVRRDATVRMQHRWRAETMVRRMENTPLRLVFNFGVADVFNNIGTEESLGAAVAMLTRAKAEAEVLVIGPTPVNDRNKREAIAGLSRLFQSMCQRLDIPFVPAIDAMHRSFVYGQALNDGDGVHPAGAGYADLAEHILKHDAARAFFGLK; this is encoded by the coding sequence ATGGTCATCTGCTATTTCGGAGATTCCCTGACCCTGGGCGTGGGCGACGAGGCGGGCATGGGCTGGCCGGGCAGGCTGGGCGTCGCCCTGCGCCGCGAGGGCGTCGAGGCCACGGCCTACAATCTCGGGGTGCGGCGCGATGCCACGGTACGCATGCAGCACCGTTGGCGGGCCGAGACCATGGTCCGGCGCATGGAAAACACTCCGCTCAGGCTGGTCTTCAACTTCGGCGTGGCCGATGTGTTCAACAATATCGGCACCGAGGAATCCCTGGGCGCGGCCGTGGCCATGCTCACCAGGGCAAAGGCCGAGGCCGAGGTGCTGGTGATCGGCCCCACCCCTGTGAACGACCGGAACAAACGCGAGGCCATCGCCGGTCTGTCGCGCCTCTTCCAATCCATGTGCCAACGCCTGGATATCCCCTTTGTACCCGCCATTGACGCCATGCACCGCTCCTTTGTCTACGGACAGGCCTTAAACGACGGCGACGGGGTCCACCCCGCCGGGGCGGGCTACGCCGATTTGGCCGAACACATTCTCAAGCACGACGCGGCCCGCGCCTTCTTCGGGCTCAAATAG
- a CDS encoding threonine aldolase family protein has product MRSFASDNNSGAHPAIMEAVVKANAGHVKSYGDDEISIRTDEVFKEFFGSQARIHYVTTGTAANTLGIRAVTHTYNSVICAEQAHINNDECGAPEAFGGIKLVPVPSKDGKLTPGSVAPYLGHIGFVHASQPKVISITQPTELGKLYTLREIENIVEFAHDRDLLVHLDGARLANACAALGCSFFDMTTALDVDLLSFGGTKNGCLMGEAVVFLNPDIGEGFPYLRKQAMQLVSKMRFVSAQLERYLKDDLWLENARHANAMAKRLAERAGAIPGVRIKGSVDCNAIFAHIPPEATDILLRKYYFYVWDEHDHTVRWMTSWATTEAMVDEFVADIGKAVRAVS; this is encoded by the coding sequence ATGCGATCCTTTGCCAGCGACAACAACTCCGGGGCGCACCCGGCCATCATGGAGGCCGTGGTCAAAGCCAACGCGGGCCACGTCAAGTCCTACGGCGACGACGAAATATCCATCCGCACCGACGAGGTGTTCAAGGAATTCTTCGGCTCCCAGGCGCGCATCCACTACGTGACCACGGGCACGGCCGCCAACACCCTGGGGATTCGCGCAGTGACCCACACCTACAACTCGGTCATCTGCGCCGAGCAGGCCCACATCAACAACGACGAATGCGGCGCCCCCGAGGCCTTTGGCGGCATCAAGCTGGTGCCCGTGCCCTCAAAGGACGGCAAGCTCACGCCCGGCAGTGTGGCCCCCTACCTGGGCCACATCGGATTCGTCCACGCCAGCCAGCCCAAGGTCATCTCCATCACCCAGCCCACAGAACTGGGCAAGCTCTACACCCTCAGGGAGATCGAGAATATCGTGGAGTTCGCCCACGACCGCGACCTGCTGGTCCATCTGGACGGCGCCCGGCTGGCCAACGCCTGCGCCGCGCTCGGCTGCTCCTTTTTCGACATGACCACCGCCCTGGATGTGGACCTGCTCTCCTTTGGCGGCACCAAGAACGGCTGCCTCATGGGCGAGGCCGTGGTCTTCCTCAACCCGGACATCGGCGAGGGCTTCCCCTACCTGCGCAAGCAGGCCATGCAGCTGGTCTCCAAGATGCGCTTTGTCTCGGCCCAGCTCGAACGCTACCTCAAGGACGACCTGTGGCTTGAGAACGCCCGCCACGCCAACGCCATGGCCAAACGGCTGGCCGAGCGGGCCGGAGCCATCCCCGGCGTACGCATCAAGGGCAGCGTGGACTGCAACGCCATCTTCGCCCACATCCCGCCCGAGGCCACGGACATCCTGCTGCGCAAATACTACTTCTACGTCTGGGACGAGCACGACCACACCGTGCGCTGGATGACCTCCTGGGCCACCACCGAGGCCATGGTCGACGAGTTCGTGGCCGACATCGGGAAGGCCGTGCGGGCGGTGTCATGA